A single window of Aspergillus oryzae RIB40 DNA, chromosome 8 DNA harbors:
- a CDS encoding uncharacterized protein (predicted protein), with protein MFGERLLYLDPALLQTINPEDMMPLEVDDEFIMENEDLAPRIQTPCVVTGFILHSRVFWAAVRDPLPGHSAEEPCPCVQARDPLIQISYLQDRLQNLKYLLHDIPAILRPWGPPNEDLLNSGGTAAISRLNFATMRANLHVTHLWLQSLLIDQLEAAHAGQRGALPASRPGHSLYKTDPKSLWLEREELCRQLFFVLSTLPQASLEANGLHLAYKVRDIAASILACPFHPQEPEAKRAAEYVQDATSWLSRLDRSESINALHLQSWVDTDRVRSEATIP; from the coding sequence ATGTTTGGAGAACGACTATTATACTTGGACCCTGCTTTGCTACAAACCATCAATCCCGAGGACATGATGCCGCTGGAAGTGGATGACGAATTTATTATGGAGAATGAGGACCTGGCCCCAAGGATTCAAACTCCATGCGTGGTAACTggcttcattcttcattcGCGGGTTTTCTGGGCTGCCGTAAGAGACCCGTTGCCAGGGCACTCAGCAGAGGAACCGTGTCCGTGCGTTCAGGCCCGTGATCCTCTCATCCAAATATCTTACTTACAAGATCGCCTACAAAACTTGAAGTACCTCCTCCATGACATCCCTGCCATCCTCCGGCCGTGGGGCCCACCGAATGAGGATCTCTTGAACAGCGGCGGTACGGCTGCGATCTCGCGATTGAACTTTGCAACCATGCGAGCAAATCTACATGTTACCCATCTATGGCTCCAAAGTCTCCTTATTGATCAATTGGAGGCGGCTCATGCTGGTCAAAGGGGAGCATTGCCCGCATCCCGCCCTGGACATTCGTTATACAAGACGGATCCGAAATCCCTGTGGTTAGAGAGGGAGGAATTATGCCGACAactcttctttgttctctccACACTTCCACAGGCTAGCTTGGAAGCCAATGGTCTTCATCTAGCATACAAAGTGCGGGATATAGCAGCAAGTATCTTGGCGTGCCCATTCCACCCACAGGAGCCGGAGGCAAAACGAGCGGCCGAGTATGTCCAAGACGCCACTAGTTGGCTCTCTCGCCTAGACCGTAGCGAGAGTATTAATGCGCTGCATTTACAATCCTGGGTGGACACAGATCGCGTCCGAAGCGAAGCTACAATTCCCTAA